The following are from one region of the Nicotiana tabacum cultivar K326 chromosome 3, ASM71507v2, whole genome shotgun sequence genome:
- the LOC107829238 gene encoding large ribosomal subunit protein uL24z: MKYNPRVSSSRRKSRKAHFTAPSSERRVIMSAPLSTELRSKYNVRSMPVRKDDEVQVVRGTYKGREGKVVQVYRKKWVIHIERITREKVNGSTVNVGIHPSKVVVTKLRLDKDRKSLLDRKAKGRAAADKDKGTKFTAEDIMQTVD; this comes from the coding sequence ATGAAGTACAATCCAAGAGTATCCTCCTCCCGCCGCAAGAGCAGAAAAGCCCATTTCACGGCGCCGTCAAGCGAGCGCAGGGTGATAATGAGCGCGCCTTTATCCACTGAATTACGTTCAAAGTACAACGTGAGATCCATGCCGGTGAGGAAAGACGATGAAGTCCAAGTCGTTCGTGGGACCTACAAGGGGCGTGAGGGCAAAGTCGTCCAAGTGTACCGTAAGAAATGGGTGATTCACATTGAACGTATAACTAGAGAGAAGGTCAATGGATCTACTGTTAACGTTGGTATTCATCCTTCTAAGGTTGTTGTTACGAAACTCAGGCTTGACAAGGACAGGAAATCGCTACTTGATCGTAAGGCCAAGGGACGCGCTGCTGCTGATAAGGACAAGGGTACTAAGTTCACTGCTGAGGATATCATGCAGACCGTCGATTGA